Proteins encoded within one genomic window of Rhinolophus sinicus isolate RSC01 linkage group LG14, ASM3656204v1, whole genome shotgun sequence:
- the LOC141568663 gene encoding histone H3.1-like, with amino-acid sequence MKGGRKMLIFGLNRSVALAIKKWAPLPIPSLRGVMDRCQAQSEWDSRYINWCKLLLLALASSFPEVSMARTKQTARKSTGGKAPRKQLATKAARKSAPATGGVKKPHRYRPGTVALREIRRYQKSTELLIRKLPFQRLVREIAQDFKTDLRFQSSAVMALQEACEAYLVGLFEDTNLCAIHAKRVTIMPKDIQLARRIRGERA; translated from the coding sequence ATGAAGGGTGGCAGGAAGATGTTAATTTTCGGTCTGAACAGATCGGTGGCTCTCGCGATCAAGAAATGGGCGCCTCTTCCAATACCGTCCCTGCGAGGTGTGATGGACAGATGCCAGGCCCAATCAGAGTGGGACTCTCGTTATATAAACTGGTGCAAGCTCCTGCTCTTAGCATTAGCTAGCTCGTTTCCAGAGGTGTCCATGGCTCGCACAAAGCAGACGGCGCGCAAGTCCACCGGCGGGAAAGCGCCGCGCAAGCAGCTGGCCACCAAGGCGGCCCGCAAGAGCGCGCCGGCCACCGGCGGCGTCAAGAAGCCGCACCGCTACCGGCCGGGCACGGTGGCGCTGCGCGAGATCCGGCGCTACCAGAAATCCACGGAGCTGCTGATCCGCAAGCTGCCCTTCCAGCGGCTGGTGCGCGAGATCGCGCAGGACTTCAAGACGGACCTGCGCTTCCAGAGCTCGGCCGTGATGGCGCTGCAGGAGGCGTGCGAGGCGTACCTGGTGGGGCTGTTCGAGGACACCAACCTGTGCGCCATCCACGCCAAGCGCGTCACCATCATGCCCAAGGACATCCAGCTCGCGCGCCGCATCCGCGGGGAGCGGGCGTAA
- the LOC141568664 gene encoding histone H3.1-like: MAGSFSLVLGNWRCLPMARTKQTARKSTGGKAPRKQLATKAARKSAPATGGVKKPHRYRPGTVALREIRRYQKSTELLIRKLPFQRLVREIAQDFKTDLRFQSSAVMALQEACEAYLVGLFEDTNLCAIHAKRVTIMPKDIQLARRIRGERA, from the coding sequence ATGGCTGGTTCTTTCTCATTAGTGTTGGGGAATTGGCGTTGCTTACCCATGGCTCGCACAAAGCAGACGGCGCGCAAGTCCACCGGCGGGAAGGCGCCGCGCAAGCAGCTGGCCACCAAGGCGGCCCGCAAGAGCGCGCCGGCCACCGGCGGCGTCAAGAAGCCGCACCGCTACCGGCCGGGCACGGTGGCGCTGCGCGAGATCCGGCGCTACCAGAAGTCCACGGAGCTGCTGATCCGCAAGCTGCCCTTCCAGCGGCTGGTGCGCGAGATCGCGCAGGACTTCAAGACGGACCTGCGCTTCCAGAGCTCGGCCGTCATGGCGCTGCAGGAGGCGTGCGAGGCGTACCTGGTGGGGCTGTTCGAGGACACCAACCTGTGCGCCATCCACGCCAAGCGCGTCACCATCATGCCCAAGGACATCCAGCTCGCGCGCCGCATCCGCGGGGAGCGGGCGTAA
- the LOC141568667 gene encoding histone H2A type 1 — protein sequence MSGRGKQGGKARAKAKTRSSRAGLQFPVGRVHRLLRKGNYAERVGAGAPVYLAAVLEYLTAEILELAGNAARDNKKTRIIPRHLQLAIRNDEELNKLLGKVTIAQGGVLPNIQAVLLPKKTESHHKAKGK from the coding sequence ATGTCTGGACGCGGGAAACAAGGCGGCAAGGCGCGCGCCAAGGCCAAGACGCGCTCGTCGCGGGCCGGCCTACAATTCCCCGTGGGTCGCGTGCACCGACTGCTCCGCAAGGGCAACTACGCCGAGCGGGTCGGGGCCGGCGCGCCCGTGTACCTGGCGGCCGTGCTGGAGTACCTGACGGCCGAGATCCTGGAGCTGGCGGGCAACGCGGCCCGCGACAACAAGAAGACGCGCATCATCCCGCGCCACCTGCAGCTGGCCATCCGCAACGACGAGGAGCTCAACAAGCTGCTGGGCAAGGTCACCATCGCGCAGGGCGGCGTCCTGCCCAACATCCAGGCGGTGCTGCTGCCCAAGAAGACCGAGAGCCACCACAAGGCCAAGGGCAAGTAG
- the LOC109435956 gene encoding histone H2B type 1-C/E/F/G/I — protein MPEPAKSAPAPKKGSKKAVTKAQKKDGKKRKRSRKESYSVYVYKVLKQVHPDTGISSKAMGIMNSFVNDIFERIAGEASRLAHYNKRSTITSREIQTAVRLLLPGELAKHAVSEGTKAVTKYTSSK, from the coding sequence ATGCCCGAGCCGGCCAAGTCCGCGCCCGCCCCGAAGAAGGGCTCCAAGAAGGCGGTGACCAAGGCGCAGAAGAAGGACGGCAAGAAGCGCAAGCGCAGCCGCAAGGAGAGCTACTCGGTGTACGTGTACAAGGTGCTGAAGCAGGTGCACCCCGACACGGGCATCTCGTCCAAGGCCATGGGCATCATGAACTCGTTCGTCAACGACATCTTCGAACGCATCGCGGGCGAGGCTTCGCGCCTGGCGCATTACAACAAGCGCTCGACCATCACGTCCCGGGAGATCCAGACGGCCGTGCGCCTGCTGCTGCCCGGGGAGCTGGCCAAGCACGCCGTGTCCGAGGGCACCAAGGCCGTCACCAAGTACACCAGCTCCAAGTAG
- the LOC109435964 gene encoding histone H4 produces MSGRGKGGKGLGKGGAKRHRKVLRDNIQGITKPAIRRLARRGGVKRISGLIYEETRGVLKVFLENVIRDAVTYTEHAKRKTVTAMDVVYALKRQGRTLYGFGG; encoded by the coding sequence ATGTCTGGTCGTGGTAAAGGTGGCAAAGGGCTCGGGAAGGGCGGCGCCAAGCGCCACCGCAAGGTCCTGCGCGACAACATCCAGGGCATCACCAAGCCCGCCATCCGGCGCCTGGCCCGGCGCGGCGGCGTCAAGCGCATCTCCGGGCTCATCTACGAGGAGACCCGCGGGGTGCTGAAGGTGTTCCTGGAGAACGTGATCCGGGACGCCGTCACCTACACGGAGCACGCCAAGCGCAAGACGGTCACGGCCATGGATGTGGTTTACGCTCTCAAACGCCAGGGCCGCACCCTCTACGGCTTCGGGGGCTGA